Genomic DNA from Oculatellaceae cyanobacterium:
AATTGATTCTTTAAAATCTTGTGACAAAGCATTTTTATCGAAATTTTTAGATAGTATGTTTCCTAATGTAGTTTTACCCGTTCCGCCAGCACCAATAATTACAATTTCTAGATTTCCGTTTTTTAATAATTTAAAAATTTTTTTGAATGTAGGGAAAAACTTGCCCCACATATCAACAACACTTACTCCAGTACTTATCGCATTGAGAGTTTCAACAAACATCATTAACCCCATTAAGCCAAAATTTATTTGGCGTACAAGCCAATATTAAATATAGAAACAAGTTTCATAACTTGATTTGATTATATCTCTCTAACCTTATTAGAGTATGCCACCATCTAAGAAACACAATTATCTAGTGAATCCAATTTAGTAAAGCCGCTCCACTTCAGCGCCCCCATCTTGCTATACATGGGCGTTGTGGGTGTTGATGCGCTGTCTGTTCAAACAGATAGACATCACTAATTCTTGACCTTAAACCACCGCGTCTAAAATTTTGCCTTCCCTCTCCGAAAAAACTCCCTTCAGATTGAACTAGCTTACGCTAGGGACTTGAAATATTTCTTTGAAGCTGTTGCTGGCAGAGAACCAACACCGGAGTTAGTCGCTCAATTCCTTGCTATGGATAGGTTTGATGCTGTTGCCCTGGTGCTGAGGTACAAGCAACATTTGATGGAGAAGGGACTAGCCGAAAATACGGTCAACCGTAGACTAGCAGCAATTAGAAGCTTGGTCAATTACGCTAGGACTGTAGGTAAGTGCGACTGGACGCTGGCTGATGTGAAGGGGGAAGCTATTCAATCATATAGAGACACGACTGGTATTGAACCGATTTAGTTTAATACTGGAGTTAACAATGTCGATAACTATTGAATCAGACCTCAAGGAAATTCTAAATAAGATTGACACTAAGCTAGACACGCTCAGTCGTGATGTTACAGACATAAAGGTGGGTGTAGCTAGGTTAGAGGAAAAGGTAGACGGACTAGAAAAAAGGATTGATGCCAAAATAGACGGAATCGAACAAAAGCTGGAATCAAAGTTAGACGGACTTGGTAAACGCATGGACAATCAAGAATTTATCAGTCGTGGCGTTTTAGTTGGGTTGATTGTGGCTATCTTGGGAGGGTTCGCGCTCATTGTTCGGGTTTGTTAGTGTGCAGTGAAAAGAAAACATTCTACATGAAAATTATGTACGGATTAATTAGTGCTATTGCTGTTGGATTAATAATCATCTTTGCTAGTATCACTACTGTTAACTCTGGTCAGGTAGGTATCAAATCTACATTCGGTGTAGTAGCTCCGACACCACTACAACCAGGTCTTCACTTAATTACACCCTTGGTCTCACGGGTAGATAGATTGTCTGTGCAAACTGTGGCAATTCCTGAAGAGTTTTCGTCCCTAACAAGAGACTCACAAAAGATGAAAGTCACAGCGACTACTACGTTGCGGCTCACCCCAACAAGTGCGTCGGCGGCTTATGCTAACGTAGGTCGCTCTAATCAGGTAATTACCAATACCATCTTACAGCCTGCTTTACACGCAGCCGTGAAACAGGTTATTAGTCAGTACGATATGACTTATATCATTGAGAACCAAGGTGAAATCAGCAAGGCAATTGTTGACCAACTCAATAACAATCTCGGTCAAAGTTCTTATGTTGAGCTATTAAAAGTAGACGTTACCGGATTCGTATTAGATGAAAACGTCCAACAAGCAATTGAGCAAAAGCAGATTGCTAAACAGGAACTAGAAAGGAAGCAGACAGAACTGCAAACAGCCAAGCTTGAGGCACAACGATTACAAAGTCTACAGACATCCCTAACGCCACAAATATTAATGGATAAGGCTATCGAAAAGTGGGACGGACACTCACTAACTGCGCCTACAAGTAACAGCAGCCTTAATGCCATTGTGCAGGCTACGGCTGAGAAGGAAACGACGACACAAAAGTAGTTAAAAGTTTGTTGCACCCTGGAACTAGAAAGCGCGAGTTCGCTCCGTGCGATCGCTCTCCTCAAAACCTACCTTAATTTGCTGAAACCTTTGTAGTAAAAAGGTGTGGGGTGTATAAAGATTATGGAATTTTTTATATGCTTAAATACAAGCTAACTTGGCTGGTTGATGAAGTAATTGTTTCATTAAATACTGATAACCCCGATGAGTTTACTGACATTAGGTATGAAGGCGAACAGTATTTAATTGACGGTATCAGAAATTGGCTAGAGCATGAATTTGGCTTGTACGGTCATCTTATAGGCGATCGCTGTAGATTCTACGCTCATTCTCTAGATTTTGTTTGTACCGTCTTTGAAGCTTAATGGTGGCACTATTACCTTTAACCAAAAATATTGGATTAGTGGTGGTTGTACGCTAAACTTTGAAGATTTAATGATGCGTGTTTAAACTCCAGCAAGTTAAATTTTGGTTCCAACGATCACTCCTTTGTGATCACAAGAGACTAACTCACACAAATAATATGGACACAGTTCAAATTACTGAAGAGATACGCCAAGAGCCCATCTTGACTGGGTTGCAGGATCAAGCTGTTGCTGAAACAACAATAGTCGTAGAAAACCAAACGCTTGAGGAACTGATCATAGTTCTATTTTTCAAAGACTCGTCACAACCAGGGGGTAATATTACTCCTTGGAAAATTTTTCCCCTCAAGCCTTTAACGTTAGAAAAGAGGAGCAAGGGGACGGCAAGCTACAAGCACGAGATCGAAGTTGCAGCGAAACGCTCATCACGCCTAACACGATGGGGAGATATGCTGATTGGCGACTTGGAGGTAGCGAGTAAAGTTGAGCCTGGTGACATTTTTGAATACACCTTGTCGGACTACGACGCGATCGATCTCTCTAAGAAGGATGGCAAAGAGCCAAACGCAGGGGTGAGGACGGAAAATCACTCAGGAGAGTCTGTCAATCTTGAACTGAGATTAGGGGGAACAGCAGTATACAAAAATCGACTTCCTAATGCTAGTACCCTGATCTGGAATTATCCAACTAAACTATATGCTACGTGTGCCATAAAAGGCATATCTACCCCAGGGCTAAATGTAGGACTTGTTATCGACTTTGATGAAGCTCAGATAGCATCGGCAGATGCAAATGCACAAAACATCACAATGACGCTAAGACCCCGACAAGAACCATCAGGGAAATACCTGTGGGAGGTAGTACAAAAAAATTCAGAGTGATCATTGCACAGGAGCGGTCGGCTTAAACCTTTTAGAAGTCAATTGATTCTGAAGGTTGGCGATCGCTGTTCTTAAAACAAGAGAGTAAATCGCTGAAAGCCTTGTGATAAAAGGAGTGGGGGTGTATAAAAATTCTGCATTTTTTATACGCCAAAAGTGTATTACAGATTTATTCGCTGATTTAGTTTAGGCTGAAAATAGCCATTAACCAGGCGAGGTTGACCCATGACCACTAATCTAAAACTTACCCAAACTCAAGAACTTTACCAACGGGATTATTATCAGTGGCTCAACACTACGGCTCAACTGTTACGCGATCGCCGATATGATGACGTAAATTTTGATAATTTAATTGAAGAAATCGAGGCAATGGGCAGTAGCGAGCGACGGGAATTAGAGAACAGACTAAGGGTACTGCTCATGCACTTACTAAAGTATAAGTATCAACCCAATAGACGTTCTAACAGTTGGTTGAATACTATTGATGAACAACGTAACCAGTTAGAACTTTTACTTGAATACAGCCCTAGCCTGAAACCTTTTTACTTTGAAGTTTTTGATAAATGCTATCTTAAGGCACGGCGTAGTGCTGCTAAAGAAACTGGGTTGTCTATTAATACTTTCCCTGACTTGTCACCGTTTACCCAAGAGGATACCCT
This window encodes:
- a CDS encoding prohibitin family protein, translated to MKIMYGLISAIAVGLIIIFASITTVNSGQVGIKSTFGVVAPTPLQPGLHLITPLVSRVDRLSVQTVAIPEEFSSLTRDSQKMKVTATTTLRLTPTSASAAYANVGRSNQVITNTILQPALHAAVKQVISQYDMTYIIENQGEISKAIVDQLNNNLGQSSYVELLKVDVTGFVLDENVQQAIEQKQIAKQELERKQTELQTAKLEAQRLQSLQTSLTPQILMDKAIEKWDGHSLTAPTSNSSLNAIVQATAEKETTTQK
- a CDS encoding DUF29 domain-containing protein, which translates into the protein MTTNLKLTQTQELYQRDYYQWLNTTAQLLRDRRYDDVNFDNLIEEIEAMGSSERRELENRLRVLLMHLLKYKYQPNRRSNSWLNTIDEQRNQLELLLEYSPSLKPFYFEVFDKCYLKARRSAAKETGLSINTFPDLSPFTQEDTLDPDWLPQEE